The sequence TCATGGCCATATTCATGGCTAATCACACCAACAGCACTATCGATAGGTGCAATAGTGTAATCATAAGCAACCATAGCTCCGCCCCAATAAGGAGCGTCAGATGTTGCACCAGGAATCGCCCAGACACCACCTAGATTCCAGCGATGTGCCCAGATAGCATCTTCGCCAAGTTGACCACCGCCGGCTTCTTCGCCCACACTCGAATGGAACACCATCACGTGATCCACCAGACCATCGGCTTCCCAGAAATCGCCATCACCATCGAGATCGTATCTATCTTCAATATCAAACTGAGAGAGATCGACACTTGGATCAGCAGATGCTGCAGCCAATGCTTCACGGATTAAGCTACGTGCGTCGCCATCTGGGTTGCCACCATAGTAAGCCGCATTTTCTGTAGCCATATACCAACCCGCTACGTCACCAGTGAGTGAGTAACTACCACCAGACTGCTTCTCATAAAACTGAGTAAATGAATTTGCATGATGTCCGTTAGGGGCTACCCAGCCCTCGGCACCGAACAAGATCTCACGATAATGCTCTTGATTATAATCTTCATAATACATGCCGCTATCTTCCGGCAAAATTGAGTTATGAGGGAAATCAGGGAACTCCATCAAGATAGCCAGCACTCGGCCCTGTCGAGTTTCACCGCTATAATCTTCCAACATAATGTTGTCAGGACGGTTTCTACGGGATGAACCTAATTTACCCGGCTTCTCCCCTCTGCCCTTACGAGCTTTCTTACCACTTGATTTTATTTCGCTATCCATGGCGAAATTGCTCGTCGCTTCGGCATCTAAGTTCGCAGCTCTCTGCGCCTCTTCCTGTTGACGAGTGTGTAGGAAACCCCGTAAGGCGACCTCAGCATCCTTATAAGATGCCCCTTGAGAAATTTTTCCTGATTTTTTTAACATTTGAATCAGTCTTTGCTCATCGGCAATGACCAGATCGAATGCACCTGATTGATGTGAATGTTCACGCTCTGCTGCGAGCGCATTACCTGATAATCCTGCTAGCGCTATGGCTAGTGGCAATAGTTTTTTATTCAACACGTGAATCCCCTGCGTTAACTTCCAATTGTTGAGATAGAGTTCTGCCTCGGAGTACTAGTTTTGCGCTAGCTTTTTTATGAATCGAGGCAAGGTAAAAACTCTACCTGAAGGGGGACAACCTCAACAACAAAATAACAACATATCATTCACAAGTTGTACTTATTTAGCTAAATGCTAATGCTTTAGTCTAAATTTGAAATGAGTGGGATCATTGAGCTTGGTCAAAGTGATAATCCATGCTTATAAACTGAGGACTTAGCATGCTGTTTCTATTTATTTTGAAAGTTTCAGATGATAAACACGTCTGTAAATTAGCGTGTTTTACTGACAAAACAGCCGGTACTTTAGACTTACCTAAGGCGATAAGTTATAGCCTTAGCAACTAGAATAAGGTTAAGTGTAAACCTGCTATTCCATAATCCAATGTTTAAACCCTGAGTCCTGAGCTTGCATAAAATAAAAGCCACATTAAGTGGCTTTATCTTCAAAGCGTCAATCTAAAGAGGTTACTCCCCCACTTCCCAAGGAGTAATGGCACTCATATCATCTAAGTTATATGGGGTTAACTGATACACATAATAATTGAGCCAATTACTGACCAACAAGCTGCCATGTCCATGCCAGCGTGCAACGGGTTCCTGTTCTGGATCGTCATCTCGAAAATAGTTTTGCGGAATTTCAGGCTCAAACCCCTCGGCAAGATCACGAAGGTATTCATCCTTAAGAGTCATCTTCTGATACTCAGGATGGCCCATCACAAACAAATTTCGACTATTGGTACTGAGCACCATATAGGCACCGGCTTCATCTGATTCCGTTAACACTTGCAGCCCAGGGTGGGCCTTAAGCTCATCGATATCCATCTGAGCAAAGCGAGAATGTGGTGCTAAGAACTCATCATCGAAACCGCGCAACAAAGGGTAATGTTGACAGGTACGCTGATGAAGAAACACACCTGAACGTTTCGCCTTGAGTAGTTTCCTATTCAAACCATACAGATGGTAAAGAGCGGCATGGGCAGCCCAACATAGAAACAGTACCGAGGTAACGTGGCGTTGGGACCAATCTATAATCTCACGTATATGATCCCAATAGGTTACATCTTCAAACTCTATCTGCCCCAGAGGCGCACCAGTGATGATGAGTCCATCGTAATTTTTATGTCTAAGCGCCTCAAAATCCCGATAGAAATTATTCATATGATCGATAGAAGTATGCTTAGACTCTTTATCATGGATCCGCAGTAAGTCCACATCCACCTGCAGTGGCGTGTTACCCAAAAGACGCAGTAACTGAGTCTCTGTTTCAATCTTATTGGGCATCAGATTCAAGATCAGCACTTTCATCGGACGTATGTCCTGATTCGCGGCCCGAGTCTCGGACATAACGAAAATATTTTCTGACTCTAAAATCTCTGCCGCGGGCAAATTATCGGGAATTTTAACCGGCATACAGCGCCTCATCCTCTATCATTGATTAAACCAAGTAGTAGATAATGCGCCGCTGAATCATTGATCCGACTTAGCTACCCACCTTATCTACCATGATAGACATAGGCTCTGGCGAACCTACATCTATGTTGTACGCTTGAGTATTAATAAACATCAGCTTGTCATCGAGGCGAATGCTTGCTCCTATCGCGTAGGTATGACCCGCCTCAAATTGATCTCTGTTTATCAAGAAATGAAAGGGAGCAGGAGACGTGACATCACTTCTCTCAACCTCAGCCATTACCACTGCAGGCACATCCATCAAGGACACATCTTTTACCTGAACCGTTAATACCGCATCTTGTGGCAAAGCGATACGCTCCTTGTACCAAATCTCCCCTTGTATCTCGACAACCGCATTAGGTGTTGCGCAACCAACTAAAGTTGCAGCAGCCATGACCAAAGGTAAAACTAGTTTCAACCATTTTTTCATTGTATCTCTCCTAATCATACATCAAGACCTCTAGATGTCCATACGTCCATTATAAATGAACAAGCACATTTATCATTTTACTCTTTCCTTAAACTTATAGCAGACCACATACATTGGCATAATGTAACCATGACCGGTAAAATTCCCACCAAGTGAGCTGGCTTCCAATGAAGCTTGATGAAATTTTTTGATTCAGCTTCTGGTTGAGTTGATATTGAGGAGTGTGTTTGAAGGTTTAATATTCATTGTGATCTATCGTCTGGCCGGCGAGGCATGTGCGAGCTTTATTTTGAGAGGGTTCTGCGAGTCGCTACAGGTCCATGCAGGCTGACCACCCCATGAATGACCAGTTCAACTCTATTCGGTTAGGCTATGGTGCTAACCGTAGCTTTGAGCCTGCTAAATCATTTTTAACCCAAAGTTAGTTGAGTGATTACAGCTCGATAAGCTTCTATGTTGAATGATCAATACAGAAGCTTATGCGAATTGTCGACTCCAAAGGACTTACTTTCTGCAAGCCCACTCTGTTCTAGCTTAATAAGATTAAATATTTAGACAACTAAATTTAGCGTGCCCATTCAACTTTAAGATCTAAGTTTGTGAAATTATTATAACCCATGAGACCAATAAACCATGTCCCATCTTGTGGGTTATCAATACTGCATTCTTCATTATTTCCAGCCAAATACGGACGACAATTCCAATTACTGAGATCCGGTTGACTGTTTCTGCGTACATACAAATCAGCATCACCCTCCCCCCCTTGGATCATCACTGTTAATTTAGTCATATTATCCGGAACTTCAATTAAGAAATATTTCCATTCACTCTGTTTAGCCGATAATAGTTTTCCCTCAAAGCTCCCTCCATTACTGTCACCATTGTCAGCAGCGAGTTCAAATAAAGCA is a genomic window of Shewanella psychrophila containing:
- the metA gene encoding homoserine O-acetyltransferase MetA — its product is MPVKIPDNLPAAEILESENIFVMSETRAANQDIRPMKVLILNLMPNKIETETQLLRLLGNTPLQVDVDLLRIHDKESKHTSIDHMNNFYRDFEALRHKNYDGLIITGAPLGQIEFEDVTYWDHIREIIDWSQRHVTSVLFLCWAAHAALYHLYGLNRKLLKAKRSGVFLHQRTCQHYPLLRGFDDEFLAPHSRFAQMDIDELKAHPGLQVLTESDEAGAYMVLSTNSRNLFVMGHPEYQKMTLKDEYLRDLAEGFEPEIPQNYFRDDDPEQEPVARWHGHGSLLVSNWLNYYVYQLTPYNLDDMSAITPWEVGE
- a CDS encoding YbaY family lipoprotein encodes the protein MKKWLKLVLPLVMAAATLVGCATPNAVVEIQGEIWYKERIALPQDAVLTVQVKDVSLMDVPAVVMAEVERSDVTSPAPFHFLINRDQFEAGHTYAIGASIRLDDKLMFINTQAYNIDVGSPEPMSIMVDKVGS